The Candidatus Eisenbacteria bacterium genome contains the following window.
GGGAGGCGAAACAGATGGGCAACGTCGAGCGCCGCACGGTCGACCTCACCGATTACCCCGACCTCGTCGTGATCTACCTCGGCATGCGGGTCAATGCACTCACGGGGCTCAAGACGCTCTTCGGCTTCGGGCCCAAGATCGCGAAGTCCGTGGAGGCCAAGCCCGATGGGCTCTTGCTGCACGAGGCTCTGGTCTACTCGATCGCCCCGGTGCACGTGGGCATGCGTCAATACTGGCGCGACTTCGAGTCCCTGGAACGGTGGGCGCGGTCCGAGCCGCATCGCGCGTGGTGGAAGG
Protein-coding sequences here:
- a CDS encoding DUF4188 domain-containing protein, which encodes MGNVERRTVDLTDYPDLVVIYLGMRVNALTGLKTLFGFGPKIAKSVEAKPDGLLLHEALVYSIAPVHVGMRQYWRDFESLERWARSEPHRAWWK